The following proteins come from a genomic window of Geothrix edaphica:
- a CDS encoding ADP-ribosylglycohydrolase family protein has product MSPVTSFYLLTAESRAVGCLMGLAVGNVLGLAVESRTREETRARLASTGAFPRLPVEEAHRAWDDDLAMAMALGGCLANLPPGADQLGHPAILSAYLDWLRSGSRGIGGLTREVLIKTLAGEARAAERVWQTRCKRGERPLGNGAAMRIAPLGLAFAGQPGDVFRLASEEASLTHWDPACRQSAALLALLVAAQVHRERDPRHFALAHAEALLPEVAEAFVPVSLESLAERRLDGWDMGSTLVALKVAISVLSSGQPYAEALPWVIRQGGDTDTNGAIVGALLGARDGLEAIPAEWQACVSDGNRILQLGRRLIQHHPVSKELP; this is encoded by the coding sequence ATGAGCCCAGTCACCTCCTTCTACCTCCTCACCGCCGAATCCCGCGCAGTGGGCTGCCTCATGGGCCTGGCCGTCGGCAACGTGCTCGGTCTCGCGGTGGAATCCCGGACCCGGGAGGAGACCCGGGCACGCCTGGCCTCCACAGGCGCCTTCCCTCGCCTGCCCGTCGAGGAGGCCCACCGCGCCTGGGACGACGACCTCGCCATGGCCATGGCCCTGGGCGGCTGCCTCGCCAACCTCCCGCCGGGGGCGGACCAGCTGGGCCACCCAGCCATCCTCTCGGCCTACCTGGACTGGCTCCGGTCGGGTTCCCGAGGCATCGGCGGTCTCACCCGCGAGGTGCTGATCAAGACTCTGGCCGGGGAGGCCCGGGCCGCTGAGCGCGTGTGGCAGACCCGCTGCAAGCGCGGTGAGCGACCCCTCGGGAATGGTGCCGCCATGCGCATCGCACCCCTGGGTCTGGCCTTCGCCGGCCAGCCCGGGGACGTCTTCCGGCTGGCCTCAGAGGAGGCCTCCCTCACCCACTGGGATCCCGCCTGCCGCCAGTCCGCGGCCCTCCTCGCCCTGCTAGTGGCCGCCCAGGTGCACCGGGAGCGGGACCCCCGCCACTTCGCCCTGGCCCACGCCGAGGCGTTGCTGCCCGAGGTGGCCGAGGCCTTCGTCCCCGTATCCCTTGAATCCCTGGCCGAGCGCCGACTCGATGGCTGGGACATGGGCTCGACGCTGGTAGCCCTCAAGGTGGCCATCTCCGTCCTCAGCTCGGGTCAGCCCTACGCCGAGGCCCTCCCCTGGGTGATCCGCCAGGGCGGCGACACCGACACCAACGGCGCCATCGTGGGCGCGCTCCTGGGCGCCCGAGACGGCCTTGAGGCCATCCCCGCCGAGTGGCAGGCCTGCGTCTCCGACGGCAACCGCATCCTCCAGCTGGGACGGCGGCTGATCCAGCACCATCCCGTCTCGAAGGAGCTCCCATGA